From a single Granulicella aggregans genomic region:
- a CDS encoding oxidative damage protection protein has protein sequence MAHMVFCVKYKAEMEGLDETPFDSDFGQKIYKNVSKKAWGEWVERQKMLLNEYRLQPWTREAQDFLVEQMNEFFFGEGGALPKEFVAPTH, from the coding sequence ATGGCACACATGGTTTTCTGCGTAAAGTACAAGGCTGAGATGGAGGGTCTGGACGAAACCCCGTTCGACTCCGACTTCGGCCAGAAGATCTACAAGAACGTCAGCAAGAAGGCTTGGGGCGAGTGGGTCGAGCGCCAGAAGATGCTCCTTAACGAGTACCGCCTCCAGCCCTGGACCCGCGAGGCCCAGGACTTTCTCGTCGAGCAGATGAACGAGTTCTTCTTCGGCGAAGGCGGAGCCCTGCCCAAGGAATTCGTCGCCCCTACCCACTGA
- a CDS encoding DUF1593 domain-containing protein, with protein sequence MVSIGQTSIPPSADNFTGHPRVVILSDIGNEPDDQMSFVRLMLYSNELNLEAMIASTSVWQKTATHPETMHAIVAAYGQVRANLLLHAKGWPEAETLDKRIFAGQSAYGMAAVGKGKSSAGSQALAKAIERDDPRPLWVCLWAGANTLAQALIDLRETHSAAEMDRLVSRLRVSSISDQDDAGAWLRREFPGLFYMVQPSSQNGEEYYYATWTGISGDLYYRNGAGADTSLVTNEWLESNIRDKGPLGKMYPKFMFIMEGDTPSYLGLIDNGLNAYRRPDWGGWGGRYVYRQPYGETHPVWAQGGDLFMRATSQDKVRGVDGVEHVSDQATIWRWREAYQDDFAARMDWTIKDFAHANHAPLLVVNGKAGKGVIEVRADVRQTITLDAAGSSDPDGNALHYRWWVYEEAGLSGTHGTDIAISNADSAKATVTIKSACREAWIPGLIPCKGEGVAHIILEVKDDGTPQLTSYRRVVLHVRPPAAAADAPRSRD encoded by the coding sequence ATGGTGTCCATCGGTCAGACGAGCATTCCACCATCTGCCGATAACTTCACCGGTCATCCGCGCGTGGTGATTCTGAGCGACATCGGCAACGAGCCCGACGACCAGATGTCGTTCGTCCGGCTGATGCTGTACTCGAACGAGCTTAACCTTGAGGCGATGATCGCCTCGACATCGGTATGGCAGAAGACCGCCACGCATCCTGAGACGATGCATGCGATTGTTGCTGCGTATGGGCAGGTGAGGGCGAACCTTCTTCTGCACGCCAAGGGATGGCCTGAAGCAGAGACGCTGGACAAGCGAATCTTCGCGGGGCAGTCGGCGTATGGCATGGCGGCAGTTGGGAAGGGCAAATCGTCGGCTGGGTCGCAGGCGTTGGCGAAGGCTATTGAGCGGGATGACCCGCGTCCGTTGTGGGTCTGCTTGTGGGCTGGAGCGAACACGCTGGCACAGGCGTTGATCGATCTTCGCGAGACGCACTCTGCCGCCGAGATGGATCGTCTGGTGAGCCGTCTGCGGGTGTCGTCGATCTCCGATCAGGACGATGCGGGTGCGTGGTTGCGGCGCGAGTTTCCGGGGCTCTTCTATATGGTTCAGCCAAGCTCGCAGAATGGCGAAGAGTATTACTACGCGACGTGGACGGGCATCAGCGGCGATCTTTACTACCGCAATGGAGCGGGTGCTGACACAAGTCTTGTGACGAACGAGTGGCTAGAGAGCAACATTCGCGACAAGGGGCCGCTGGGCAAGATGTATCCGAAGTTCATGTTCATTATGGAAGGGGATACGCCTTCTTATCTCGGCCTGATCGACAACGGATTGAACGCGTATCGCAGACCGGATTGGGGCGGATGGGGTGGCCGCTACGTTTATCGCCAGCCCTATGGCGAGACGCACCCGGTATGGGCGCAGGGCGGCGATCTGTTTATGCGGGCCACGTCGCAGGACAAGGTTCGCGGAGTAGACGGCGTCGAACATGTCTCCGACCAGGCGACGATATGGCGGTGGCGCGAGGCGTATCAGGACGACTTTGCCGCGCGCATGGACTGGACGATCAAGGACTTCGCCCATGCCAATCACGCTCCGCTGCTGGTGGTGAATGGGAAGGCCGGGAAAGGCGTGATCGAGGTGAGGGCGGATGTGAGGCAGACCATCACGCTGGATGCCGCGGGCAGCAGCGATCCTGACGGGAATGCGCTGCACTACCGCTGGTGGGTGTATGAGGAGGCGGGGCTGTCGGGGACGCATGGAACTGACATTGCGATCAGCAACGCGGACAGTGCCAAGGCGACGGTGACGATCAAGTCAGCGTGTCGGGAGGCCTGGATTCCGGGGCTTATTCCATGCAAGGGTGAAGGCGTCGCGCACATCATCCTCGAAGTAAAGGACGATGGAACGCCACAGCTGACATCTTACCGGCGCGTCGTGCTGCATGTGCGGCCCCCCGCTGCGGCCGCCGATGCACCGCGTTCTCGAGACTGA
- a CDS encoding tyrosine-type recombinase/integrase: MKLIHKRNRYQQGSLTKETRNRGSDVWVYRWREPVGNGQTCQRKRIVGTVDEYKTKSAAQRAVDGLRLDINSTVTATQANHTVAELIAHYKQVELESGRHTPRVRQVYRHNLDDLILPKWGVYRLKDVTAVAVERWLESLPYAPATKTKVKGVFGTLFRHGMRYEWAANNPIALVRCSSKRVELPAVLAPEEIRAILGELSEPARTVTLLAAITGMRRGELFGLKWEDMDFERRTIRIVRSLVDQIEGQPKTETSRKPLPMSDFLAAALKNWRQQTSYSDASDWVFASPMSFGKHPYWPDMVLRRHILPAAKRLGIDKRIGWHTFRRTAASLLMSSGSSVKTTQELMRHATAGITMELYAQAVTEDKRQGQNALSDLIAGAGSASLPTCMSA; encoded by the coding sequence ATGAAACTAATCCACAAGCGCAATCGCTACCAACAAGGTTCTTTGACAAAAGAGACGAGAAACAGAGGATCTGACGTGTGGGTCTATCGTTGGCGCGAGCCTGTAGGCAATGGGCAAACCTGTCAACGTAAGCGCATCGTCGGGACCGTCGACGAGTACAAAACGAAGTCGGCAGCACAGCGGGCAGTGGATGGATTGCGGCTCGATATCAATTCGACTGTTACCGCCACACAAGCGAATCACACCGTTGCAGAACTCATAGCCCACTACAAACAAGTTGAGCTTGAGAGTGGGAGGCACACCCCGAGAGTGCGACAGGTCTACAGGCACAACCTGGACGATCTAATTCTTCCGAAATGGGGAGTCTACCGATTGAAAGACGTGACGGCGGTTGCGGTTGAGAGATGGCTGGAGTCTCTGCCATATGCGCCAGCGACCAAAACCAAGGTCAAGGGCGTATTTGGGACGTTGTTCCGCCACGGAATGCGGTATGAATGGGCAGCCAACAATCCCATTGCTCTGGTGCGGTGTAGCAGTAAGCGCGTAGAGTTGCCGGCCGTCCTCGCGCCTGAAGAGATACGTGCCATCTTGGGGGAACTCTCCGAACCCGCTCGGACTGTCACCCTGCTGGCGGCCATAACTGGTATGCGGCGAGGTGAGCTGTTTGGGTTGAAGTGGGAAGACATGGATTTTGAACGTCGGACTATCCGCATCGTTCGCAGTCTGGTTGACCAGATTGAGGGGCAACCGAAGACAGAGACCTCAAGGAAGCCTTTGCCGATGTCTGATTTCCTTGCGGCTGCCCTGAAGAATTGGCGACAGCAAACCAGCTACTCCGATGCCTCAGACTGGGTATTCGCAAGCCCTATGTCCTTTGGCAAGCACCCTTACTGGCCGGATATGGTTCTACGTCGTCATATCCTACCCGCAGCAAAGCGGTTGGGGATTGATAAGCGTATCGGCTGGCATACATTCAGGCGCACGGCAGCATCGCTCCTAATGTCGTCTGGTTCAAGTGTGAAGACCACACAAGAACTAATGCGCCACGCAACGGCCGGGATCACGATGGAGCTGTACGCTCAGGCCGTGACAGAAGACAAGCGGCAGGGACAGAACGCTTTATCAGACCTCATCGCCGGAGCGGGAAGTGCGAGTCTTCCAACGTGCATGTCAGCTTAG
- a CDS encoding nSTAND1 domain-containing NTPase — MIKQVQIIPDPSATQQSKGDFFENLLRSVMETQRYKVVQRVNFTGSEIDLLCEHLDRPADTALVECKARTSIDSGDIKNFSFNVLVAKHAKYGFFVHTTELQHQAAGLVPTIKHKNLIFWGPDKVCELLQHARLVGPAPSHAAPAGMTPTKLILLYSYLGRFWITILSDTVVPTHYHVTPASGGELSADAARFIADLDDVRGLDKVEEQSVEIAKTFAAPLDAVAEIQEAEQWDDYRPVGSKFFIGRKDVRHHLYSFLHTPLESTSARRVFFIESKSGWGKSSLIAELRARSRNKRNKHWLHVMAVDSRSANTGAFVGMAFAKMVASAAKSGFVPPQFSRANVASNYDVLASPEARALLDWLSENRKVLVLVFDQFEDMFRKADLFQAFHKFMLDVNAESGNLIVGFSWKSEINVPIDNPAYSLWQQARDLAEPFGVDAMLDSEINLVLRQLEDESGHAVPFDLRRKLSESSQGFPWLIKRLSIHCYHQLRKGIRPDELVDQNLNVDELMKEDEEILSPDEIRALRYIAKRGYEGDPFDAAEIDEKVSEQVIQQLQLNRRLIVKSGTKYNVYWDIFRDYLVEGKIRPIGESFLLRQFPTPCVKTLKFLLGRRTASLDEILAGSPGLSEGTALNRLRELRYLGAVTKAQDEDRYTIRPTIQSEDDFKAFMRGRLQEHILARTLARIEGDTISHEDVVEALSLAFKRYSFRAKTWRTYASYFIAWFRYAGVDFGRRLRLLPKRPAGAAVFIPQWRPEKDYEVLLRFKNLGRILRTKDLEKPLYDLRALGLIENDGPDAALTKRGSSLLQIEEKGLRAQIALVALGLPKVRLASEAWMLDRTGAGKGFEAAIAPALNSIPSKSYRNVAKAVLKTWGRFIVEELNPRVL; from the coding sequence ATGATCAAGCAGGTACAGATAATTCCGGATCCTTCCGCAACTCAACAGTCCAAAGGCGACTTCTTCGAAAACCTGTTGCGTTCTGTGATGGAGACCCAACGCTATAAAGTGGTCCAAAGAGTCAATTTCACCGGAAGCGAAATTGACCTTCTATGCGAGCACTTGGATCGGCCAGCTGATACGGCGCTTGTTGAATGCAAGGCGCGCACGAGCATTGATTCGGGCGATATCAAGAATTTCTCATTCAATGTGCTTGTGGCAAAGCATGCCAAGTACGGATTTTTCGTCCACACAACCGAACTTCAGCACCAGGCTGCCGGCCTTGTTCCGACGATAAAACACAAGAATCTGATATTCTGGGGACCCGACAAAGTCTGCGAGCTTCTCCAGCACGCGCGACTGGTCGGCCCCGCCCCCTCTCATGCTGCACCCGCCGGAATGACGCCGACAAAGCTGATCCTGCTGTACTCGTATTTGGGTCGTTTCTGGATTACGATTCTCTCCGACACAGTGGTTCCTACGCATTACCATGTGACTCCAGCATCCGGTGGCGAACTGTCAGCCGACGCAGCGAGATTCATCGCGGACCTCGATGACGTACGAGGGCTCGACAAAGTAGAGGAGCAATCCGTCGAAATAGCAAAAACTTTTGCAGCCCCCCTCGATGCTGTCGCTGAGATACAGGAGGCTGAGCAGTGGGACGACTATCGGCCAGTCGGCTCGAAGTTTTTTATCGGCAGAAAAGACGTAAGACACCATCTTTACTCTTTTCTGCACACACCCCTCGAATCAACTTCAGCTAGAAGGGTTTTCTTTATCGAAAGCAAATCTGGTTGGGGCAAGAGCTCGTTGATAGCGGAACTAAGGGCACGCAGTCGGAACAAACGAAACAAGCACTGGCTCCATGTCATGGCAGTTGATTCGCGGTCCGCCAATACCGGTGCTTTTGTGGGCATGGCATTTGCGAAGATGGTGGCCTCTGCGGCAAAAAGTGGGTTCGTCCCGCCCCAATTTAGTCGTGCGAATGTCGCGTCTAACTACGATGTTCTTGCCTCCCCTGAGGCACGGGCTCTTCTCGATTGGCTTTCAGAAAACCGCAAGGTCCTAGTTCTCGTTTTCGATCAGTTTGAGGACATGTTTCGCAAGGCGGACCTGTTTCAGGCGTTCCATAAATTCATGTTGGACGTTAACGCCGAGTCCGGGAACTTGATTGTTGGGTTTAGCTGGAAATCTGAGATTAACGTCCCAATTGACAACCCGGCGTATAGCCTATGGCAGCAAGCTCGCGACTTGGCTGAGCCCTTCGGGGTTGACGCAATGTTAGACTCCGAAATCAATTTGGTTCTCCGGCAGCTCGAGGACGAAAGCGGCCACGCTGTCCCATTTGACCTGCGCAGGAAACTGAGCGAAAGCTCCCAAGGATTTCCATGGCTGATCAAGCGTTTATCAATTCACTGCTACCATCAGCTGCGTAAAGGAATTCGCCCCGACGAACTGGTGGATCAAAACCTAAACGTCGATGAATTGATGAAGGAAGACGAAGAAATACTATCGCCCGATGAGATTCGCGCTCTTAGATACATCGCGAAGCGAGGATATGAGGGCGACCCCTTCGACGCTGCTGAGATTGACGAAAAAGTAAGCGAACAAGTTATCCAGCAGCTTCAACTGAACCGGCGTCTAATCGTCAAGTCCGGAACAAAATACAACGTCTACTGGGACATTTTTCGTGACTATCTCGTGGAGGGGAAGATTCGCCCGATTGGGGAGAGCTTTTTGTTAAGGCAGTTCCCGACGCCATGCGTTAAGACCCTGAAGTTTCTTCTCGGGCGAAGAACCGCCAGCCTCGATGAGATCCTTGCCGGCTCGCCGGGGCTCAGTGAGGGGACGGCGCTGAATCGTCTCCGCGAGCTCCGGTACTTGGGTGCGGTCACCAAGGCCCAGGATGAGGACCGGTATACCATCCGACCAACGATTCAAAGCGAAGATGATTTCAAGGCGTTTATGCGAGGCAGACTCCAGGAGCATATATTGGCACGAACTCTGGCGCGGATTGAAGGAGACACAATTTCGCATGAGGATGTTGTCGAAGCCCTTAGCCTAGCATTTAAAAGATACAGTTTTCGTGCCAAGACATGGCGGACATATGCCAGCTATTTCATCGCCTGGTTCCGATACGCTGGCGTGGATTTTGGTCGGCGGCTGCGGCTTCTCCCCAAGCGACCTGCAGGCGCGGCAGTGTTTATTCCGCAGTGGCGTCCAGAGAAGGACTACGAGGTGCTACTTCGGTTCAAAAACCTTGGCAGAATTTTGAGGACGAAAGATTTGGAAAAGCCACTGTATGACTTAAGGGCTCTTGGTCTGATCGAGAACGACGGTCCCGATGCGGCGCTGACGAAACGGGGATCCAGCCTGCTCCAGATTGAAGAAAAGGGGCTGAGGGCGCAGATTGCGTTGGTGGCCTTGGGGCTCCCGAAGGTTCGGTTGGCAAGCGAGGCTTGGATGCTTGATAGAACGGGCGCTGGAAAAGGCTTCGAAGCTGCCATCGCCCCGGCGCTCAATTCGATTCCTTCCAAGTCATACAGAAACGTTGCGAAGGCGGTCCTCAAGACATGGGGACGTTTTATTGTGGAGGAGCTGAATCCCCGGGTGTTGTAG
- a CDS encoding protein rep, producing MLQRHGFDRDSIRVRDCYGWTHCKSAFCIKCASRRVWKQRSHLKRELPALLEVAPSRQLWFLTGAAEDGSDVRELSQAAMLGMNRIVRHPRLKNRVISSFSVLEIAHKTNRVDPCCHVHTLVVTEPMHQGRHRISEREWIELWEECCPRPRKRDPTVPLVRSNARKPKPNLSFVAERVPRTAQDIAKVIHYCTKWATPWRIIDSYRTLLANPHLFIERINALVGVTRFSGELHA from the coding sequence TTGCTCCAGCGTCATGGCTTCGACCGCGATTCGATCCGCGTAAGGGACTGTTACGGCTGGACTCATTGCAAGTCAGCATTTTGCATAAAGTGCGCGAGTCGGAGGGTATGGAAGCAGCGTAGCCACCTCAAAAGGGAGTTGCCGGCTCTGCTTGAGGTTGCTCCTTCTCGCCAGCTCTGGTTCCTCACCGGTGCCGCCGAGGATGGTTCCGATGTCCGGGAGCTATCACAGGCAGCGATGCTGGGGATGAATCGAATCGTGAGACATCCACGCCTAAAGAACAGGGTCATCTCCAGCTTCAGCGTGCTGGAAATAGCCCACAAGACCAATCGGGTTGATCCCTGTTGCCACGTTCATACGCTCGTTGTCACAGAACCGATGCACCAGGGCAGACACCGTATCTCTGAACGCGAGTGGATTGAGCTGTGGGAAGAATGCTGCCCTAGGCCAAGGAAGCGTGATCCCACTGTCCCTCTTGTCCGATCGAACGCTCGTAAACCCAAACCGAACCTGAGCTTTGTGGCAGAGAGAGTGCCAAGAACAGCTCAGGACATAGCCAAAGTCATCCACTACTGCACGAAGTGGGCGACACCCTGGAGGATAATAGACAGCTACCGGACCTTGCTTGCCAACCCCCACCTTTTCATTGAGCGGATCAATGCGTTGGTGGGAGTAACCAGATTCTCTGGCGAGCTACACGCCTAA
- a CDS encoding helix-turn-helix domain-containing protein — MSVHPVTILRWAREGRIPFFRLGRRVAFRASQLNEWLATAYTGIAVRAA, encoded by the coding sequence TTGAGCGTCCACCCCGTCACCATCTTGCGGTGGGCGAGGGAGGGCAGAATCCCATTCTTCCGCCTCGGCCGTCGAGTCGCCTTCCGAGCCTCCCAACTTAACGAATGGCTCGCAACCGCATACACTGGCATTGCCGTTCGCGCTGCCTAA
- a CDS encoding toll/interleukin-1 receptor domain-containing protein, translated as MPDAIFISYRRDDSEGEAGRLFDDLTRAFGDDAVFMDVAGIKPGMDFRKAIEDNVSSCGVFLAMVGPAWATIVNATGQRRLEDPNDFVALEIASALKREVPVIPVLVHDAKMPSADLLPEALRPFAYRNSVELTHARWTSDVALLIEALKAYVTPKSASGPPVHATVPVQLPAPHPPSGTVTPATDVKKKPTGLIAGVAVAAVLVIAAIVYFATRSNPAPAPDPNHPDVAVASAAGFVGTWVRTGGLGDADALGKLIIASSGPSLTVHAFGRCQAASCDWGVQPGTMSGPNVVATFSAPPNGSDTSRTAVITAHPVAGGLDVVIQNNFQNPAGPRVNHSHQLFASGQ; from the coding sequence GTGCCAGACGCAATCTTCATCAGCTATCGTCGTGACGACTCCGAAGGCGAGGCCGGACGCCTATTCGACGACCTGACGCGGGCCTTCGGCGACGACGCTGTCTTCATGGACGTGGCAGGCATCAAGCCCGGCATGGACTTTCGCAAGGCAATCGAGGACAACGTCTCCAGTTGCGGCGTCTTCCTCGCGATGGTCGGGCCGGCGTGGGCGACCATTGTCAACGCCACCGGGCAGCGTCGGCTCGAAGATCCAAACGACTTCGTAGCGCTCGAGATCGCCTCTGCCCTTAAGCGCGAGGTTCCGGTGATCCCGGTGCTGGTGCATGACGCCAAGATGCCCTCCGCCGACCTGCTACCGGAGGCGCTGAGGCCCTTTGCCTATCGCAACAGCGTTGAGCTTACCCATGCCCGCTGGACCTCCGATGTGGCGCTGCTGATCGAGGCGCTGAAGGCCTATGTGACTCCGAAGAGTGCGTCCGGACCGCCGGTTCATGCAACCGTTCCGGTGCAGCTTCCCGCTCCGCATCCTCCCTCGGGCACCGTTACTCCGGCCACGGATGTCAAGAAGAAGCCCACCGGATTGATCGCGGGAGTTGCGGTCGCGGCCGTGCTCGTCATTGCGGCGATCGTCTACTTCGCGACTCGTTCCAATCCTGCTCCAGCTCCCGACCCGAATCACCCGGACGTCGCCGTCGCGTCCGCAGCAGGATTCGTCGGAACATGGGTGCGCACGGGCGGCCTGGGAGACGCAGACGCGCTCGGCAAACTAATCATTGCCAGCTCGGGTCCCAGTCTGACGGTCCACGCCTTCGGCAGATGCCAGGCCGCAAGTTGCGACTGGGGCGTACAGCCGGGCACGATGAGCGGGCCAAATGTGGTTGCCACTTTCTCCGCGCCGCCTAACGGCTCCGACACGTCGCGCACCGCAGTGATCACCGCGCATCCCGTGGCTGGCGGTCTGGATGTCGTCATCCAAAACAACTTCCAGAATCCCGCCGGGCCCCGGGTAAACCACTCGCATCAACTCTTCGCCAGCGGCCAGTAG
- a CDS encoding recombinase family protein, translating to MVAAARRGGKRVGYIRVSSADQNAARQLEGVELDKAFTDKASGKDVKRPQLQAALEYLRDGDVLIVHSMDRLARNLVDLRTMVENLTERGVQVRFEKENLIFTGDDTSAAKLLLSVMGAVAEFERSMLKERQREGIEIAKKAGVYRGRRPSLTPERASELRRRVADGEKRAGLAREFGISRQTLYQHAPVK from the coding sequence ATGGTGGCAGCGGCAAGACGAGGTGGCAAACGAGTCGGGTACATTCGGGTAAGCAGTGCTGACCAGAACGCTGCCAGGCAGCTCGAAGGGGTTGAACTCGACAAAGCTTTTACCGACAAGGCGAGCGGCAAGGATGTGAAGCGGCCACAGCTTCAGGCGGCACTTGAGTATCTGCGGGACGGCGACGTGCTGATCGTTCACAGTATGGATCGGTTGGCGCGCAACCTGGTCGATTTGCGAACGATGGTGGAGAACCTTACTGAACGAGGCGTTCAAGTGCGCTTCGAGAAAGAAAACCTAATCTTCACGGGCGACGATACGTCTGCCGCAAAGCTGTTGCTGTCGGTCATGGGGGCAGTGGCAGAGTTCGAGCGGTCTATGCTTAAGGAGCGTCAGCGGGAAGGGATTGAGATTGCAAAGAAGGCCGGCGTCTATCGAGGCCGCAGGCCGTCTCTGACTCCTGAGCGTGCAAGTGAGCTGCGTAGGCGTGTGGCCGACGGTGAGAAACGAGCTGGCCTTGCTCGGGAGTTCGGGATTTCACGCCAAACGCTTTACCAGCACGCGCCGGTCAAGTGA
- a CDS encoding ribonuclease R family protein, translated as MAKQGPYPQTDRDLIRRVERSAGSRAGYKQLVRELGLGGGRERRLLLEQLARITARGELVKINNEQWSMPSAIPAKTARAPRHLAVAPLENRATRDRLLAGKLDLHRDGYGFVRPNGSTNRDDDLFIPPNEINGAMQGDEVLVDEAPPGRDGRRSGRIARVLTRRNPTVVGIFHYAKSSSRRAVWDNAPLFHGNYITPLDERMTQPILIPDGMEMPATPQLTTHRVLGEEAQTQQAHWFDESKLDPLEGIAVDVEVTDFPSAGRPAKGRVLEILGPPDAFGVDVEIIIRKHHLPHVFPANVLAEATESAALPIADEEGRRRDFRGLNIVTIDGETARDFDDAVLVTPMPSGNWELQVHIADVSHYVRPGTALDLEARLRGNSVYFPDRAIPMLPNTLSSGMCSLRPDEDRLVLSCIMEVDARGEVLGYEICEGVIRSARRMTYTQIQSVLDGDSSTREQFADLVPEFERMYELALKLNAKRKRRGSIDFDLPEPVILFNPDGDMHAIVRSERGWSHRLIEEFMLSANECVATWIESQVVPSIYRIHETPDPKRIVDFEETASQFGYSLGFSSLPVKRIQTRGDRRNVRGTDRKAQTHEIPESIPVTPQMYQKLTARIAGKPEERILAYLMLRSLKQARYSEKNVGHFALASPSYTHFTSPIRRYPDLIVHRLLRALLDSGADPVGGAILSDAPQPWSSEARKRSMETANKEAAENDAQAPIPEAELDAIASECSQTERRAADAERELIEWKKIKFMQDRVGEDFQAVVLSCTKYGFFVELDDLFIEGLVPLTSLVDDRYSFRDTDRQIVGDRNGRVFKMGMRVHVLLDRIDRQQRRLQFALVPSEDDPTAIKPRKKSKTAASPEGDRPHSSPNRSGKKKSKGKTKTKVRTRDKKAKGKRK; from the coding sequence ATGGCAAAGCAGGGGCCGTACCCGCAAACCGACCGTGACCTGATTCGCCGCGTGGAGCGGTCCGCTGGCAGTCGCGCGGGATACAAGCAGCTCGTCCGCGAGCTTGGCCTTGGCGGAGGGCGCGAGCGCCGCCTGCTGCTCGAACAGCTCGCCCGCATTACCGCGCGCGGCGAGCTGGTCAAGATCAACAACGAGCAGTGGTCGATGCCCTCGGCCATCCCCGCAAAGACCGCCCGCGCACCACGTCATCTCGCTGTCGCGCCACTAGAAAACCGCGCCACCCGCGACCGCCTTCTGGCCGGCAAGCTCGACCTGCACCGCGATGGCTACGGCTTCGTCCGGCCCAACGGCAGTACCAACCGCGACGACGATCTTTTCATCCCGCCCAACGAGATCAATGGTGCCATGCAGGGCGATGAAGTCCTCGTCGACGAGGCCCCTCCCGGCCGCGACGGCCGCCGGTCGGGACGGATTGCTCGGGTTCTCACCCGTCGCAATCCCACCGTAGTCGGCATCTTCCACTACGCCAAGTCCAGCAGCCGCCGCGCGGTCTGGGACAACGCCCCGCTCTTCCACGGCAACTACATCACGCCGCTCGACGAGCGCATGACCCAGCCCATCCTCATCCCTGATGGCATGGAGATGCCCGCCACGCCGCAGCTCACGACGCATCGCGTTCTCGGCGAAGAGGCACAGACACAGCAGGCGCACTGGTTCGATGAGTCAAAGCTCGACCCGCTCGAAGGCATCGCCGTCGATGTCGAAGTCACCGACTTCCCTTCTGCGGGCCGCCCCGCCAAGGGCCGCGTGCTGGAGATCCTCGGCCCGCCCGACGCCTTCGGTGTCGACGTCGAGATCATCATCCGCAAGCACCATCTCCCACACGTCTTTCCCGCCAACGTCCTCGCCGAAGCCACCGAATCCGCCGCGCTGCCCATCGCTGACGAAGAGGGTAGACGAAGAGACTTCCGCGGCCTCAACATCGTCACCATCGACGGCGAGACCGCCCGCGACTTCGACGACGCCGTCCTCGTCACTCCCATGCCGAGCGGCAACTGGGAGCTCCAGGTCCACATCGCCGACGTCAGCCACTACGTCCGGCCCGGCACCGCGCTCGACCTCGAAGCGCGTCTGCGCGGCAACTCCGTCTACTTCCCCGACCGCGCCATCCCCATGCTGCCCAACACGCTCTCGAGCGGGATGTGCAGCTTGCGTCCTGACGAAGATCGCCTCGTCCTCTCCTGCATCATGGAGGTCGACGCACGCGGCGAGGTCCTCGGCTACGAGATCTGCGAAGGCGTCATCCGCAGCGCCCGCCGCATGACCTACACGCAGATTCAGTCCGTGCTCGACGGCGACTCCTCCACGCGCGAGCAGTTCGCCGACCTCGTCCCCGAGTTCGAGCGTATGTACGAGTTGGCGCTGAAGCTCAACGCCAAACGCAAGCGCCGCGGCTCCATCGACTTCGACCTCCCCGAGCCCGTCATCCTCTTCAATCCCGACGGCGACATGCACGCCATCGTCCGGTCCGAGCGCGGCTGGTCGCACCGGCTGATCGAAGAGTTCATGCTCTCGGCCAACGAGTGCGTCGCCACCTGGATCGAGTCGCAGGTCGTTCCAAGCATCTACCGCATCCACGAGACGCCCGACCCCAAGCGCATCGTCGACTTCGAAGAGACCGCGAGCCAGTTCGGCTACTCGCTCGGCTTCTCCAGCCTTCCCGTCAAGCGCATCCAGACCAGGGGCGACCGCCGCAACGTTCGCGGAACCGATCGTAAGGCGCAGACGCACGAGATCCCCGAGTCGATTCCGGTCACGCCGCAGATGTACCAGAAGCTCACGGCCAGAATCGCCGGCAAGCCCGAAGAACGCATACTCGCTTACCTGATGCTCCGCAGTCTCAAACAGGCCCGCTACAGCGAGAAGAACGTCGGCCACTTTGCCCTCGCCAGCCCCAGCTATACGCACTTCACCTCGCCCATCCGCCGCTATCCCGACCTCATCGTCCATCGCCTCCTCCGCGCTCTGCTGGACTCCGGTGCCGATCCCGTCGGGGGCGCCATCCTCAGCGACGCGCCGCAGCCGTGGTCCTCCGAAGCTCGCAAGCGCAGCATGGAGACCGCCAACAAGGAGGCCGCCGAGAACGACGCGCAAGCGCCCATCCCCGAGGCTGAACTCGACGCCATCGCCAGCGAGTGCAGCCAGACCGAACGCCGCGCCGCCGACGCCGAGCGCGAACTCATCGAGTGGAAGAAGATCAAATTCATGCAGGACCGCGTCGGTGAAGACTTTCAGGCCGTCGTTCTCTCCTGCACCAAGTACGGCTTCTTCGTTGAGCTCGACGACCTCTTCATCGAGGGCCTGGTCCCGCTGACCTCACTGGTCGACGACCGCTACAGCTTCCGCGACACCGACCGCCAGATCGTCGGCGACCGCAACGGCCGCGTCTTCAAGATGGGCATGCGCGTCCACGTCCTGCTCGACCGCATCGACCGCCAGCAGCGTCGCCTGCAGTTCGCTCTGGTCCCGTCCGAAGATGACCCCACAGCTATCAAGCCGCGAAAGAAGTCCAAGACCGCCGCGAGCCCCGAAGGCGACCGCCCACACTCCAGCCCCAACCGCAGCGGCAAGAAAAAGTCCAAGGGCAAGACAAAAACAAAGGTCCGCACCCGCGATAAGAAGGCAAAGGGAAAGCGTAAATAG